The window GAGTGGATTGAAAACGAGAGCCAAATATCAGATTTAAAACTGATACTTGACTCTCAATTGCCGTCAACAGAAATTCCGGCATGGCTTACAAGACCCGTCAGCGCGACGCCATCTGGCAAGTGGTCGTATCCTCGGATCGACCGCTTACCCCCCTGGACATCTGCGAGCAGGCGGGGAAGTCCGTGGAGGGCATTGGGATTGCCACGGTATATCGGGCTCTGAAGCAAATGATCGCAGAAGGACAGGTGCGGCACATCGACATCCCGGGTGTGCAGCCTCACTATGAAGCGGCCTCGCGCACTCATCATCATTTCTTCCTATGCGAGCGCTGCCAGAGGCTGTTCGACCTCGTGGGCTGCCTGCGTGGCATCTCCAGTCTGCTACCGGATGGTTTTCGCATGAAGCGACACGAAATCGTCATCTACGGCGATTGCGAGAGCTGCGTCGGCAAGGCATAGGTCACGTCGCTTGCCGATAACGTTGGTTGTCCTCGGGGGCGAGGGAGCGGCTGCGCTCTCCCGTGATTGTCCAGGCGTTCGAGAGCCTTCCATGCGAGAGCCGGAACCCCTCGTACAGGAGAGTTTTTCTGCAAGGGAATTTGATAATGATTATTGACAATCAATTATCAAATTTGGAAGGAAGTGAGAATCGGTTCTCAATATCAACCGAAAATTCTC of the Terrimicrobium sacchariphilum genome contains:
- a CDS encoding Fur family transcriptional regulator, which codes for MAYKTRQRDAIWQVVVSSDRPLTPLDICEQAGKSVEGIGIATVYRALKQMIAEGQVRHIDIPGVQPHYEAASRTHHHFFLCERCQRLFDLVGCLRGISSLLPDGFRMKRHEIVIYGDCESCVGKA